The following is a genomic window from Phaseolus vulgaris cultivar G19833 chromosome 6, P. vulgaris v2.0, whole genome shotgun sequence.
GGTTTAAACTTCATTCATCACTCACTAATTCTGTTAAATAGTTATGTCAATGCTTAATTATGCGTGTACGTGAATTTGGATTTCTATGCCATGCATGTACATGCACGTTATGTTCctgaatttttctttattattacaattattttgAACTTAATTGATTAATGTGTGATGACAGGAATAAAATGGAGTCAAATAAGCAGTGGAAGGAAGGATCAAGAATTTCAGCACTGATTGTGGATGACGATGCTATGATTCGGAAAATCCACAAGGCGATGTTGGAGCGGTTATTTAACATGGACGCGAAAACGGTTAATGATGGAAAGGAAGCAGTGGAACTCTATCGATGTGGGGCGAATTTTGACATTATTTTCATGGACAAAGAAATGCCCATCATGGATGGTCACGAGGTACACTGTAGCATGAtacatttattatatatgtgtGAAAGTGATGGGTGGCGTTTATGCTTTAAATGGTTTGGTGTATCGTTTGTGTTTCGTATTCATCCAAAGTCAAACTTTGATTAATTTGGGATGATTTTGTCTTCTGATTCGGTTAATATTGTATAGAGCACAATTTGGGTTGGGGTGATGAGTGAAATCTGAAACAATAAGAATCATATTGTTTTCAAAAAGGGAGTAACTGACGTGTCTGAAGTATTTGTTTTGGTGCAAATAAAGGTTTGATCTTGGATTTCTGCAAAAATTCGCTTTGTTTCGTTTTCTTATTCtaattggtgtttggaacctgTGGAGAGTATGAAGTTGGTTTGTTGAAGTTGTTTTCTAGAAATAGTAAGTGTAGGGAGTTTTAGTTAATCCGGTGATTTTTGTTTAAAGCTGACATTTGTGTACAATGTATAAAAGTTGAACTACCTGAAGtggttcttatttatttattttttattgcggataaaaaaaagtgatgtGTGATTAATTAGTGAAGCAGAGTATTTAATGTGATTATTTAATGGTGATTATGATTGGTGTCTTAAATAGGCCACAAAAGAGCTACGTGGAATGGGTGTTAAGAGCTTGATAGTGGGAATTACTACGCGTGCTGATGGAAAAGATACTGAAGAATTTTTAGGTGCAGGATCCAACTATTGCTTTGAAAAACCTCTTGATCGAACAAAGGTTGAACAAGTCTTGCAAGACCATCCACATTTTACAACTTGATTCACTTTTTCATTATGTATAGTTTTTGCTGTTTAATTGATTAGCTCTTCCATAGTCTGTAACATTTATTCTGCACCATTCCTTTTCTACTGTATGTGTTAATTGTGTGTTATTTACCACCAAATAGCCTTGCATTTGGCATAAAAATATTCTCAAAATCACACTTATATATTTTGGTTCAAAGCAAAGTAATTCTGTTTACTTTGGTTCAAAGCAATTGAGAAGCACTCGACAATTTTTTCAGTGGAGGATATAACaagttttttttgtgtgaaataCAGCTAAAAGTCTAAGACTGAATTAGgaataagttttttaagtcGTCTTTTACATACTGAGACTGGCATATTAATCTTGTATTGTGTATTAGATTACTAATAGGTCGAATTTTCAAACCTATGTATGTCTCAATTATGCTATTTTATCTGCCTGGTAGTTGTTTTCTAcagaacatgttatggatttgTTCCTTAAATAACAACTTGATATTTCAACAACATAGATGAAACTAGTATAGATGATAGGTTGATAAAAAagtataacaaatatttttatatttattataaagaataatGAAATAGAATGTCATTAACCAATAaccactagtgcaaaaagaagaaaaaaatatgttttatttagtgTGGTTTTTGCGCTACCTGCTTTCGTAAAAAACGTGgtagcatttttgaaattattttgatttacgaatgcggttatttgtataaccgcacttgtaaatcaaaacgcttgatttaggaatgcggctatttgtatagccgcattcgtaaatcaaaacgcttgatttatgaatgcggttatttgaataaccgcattcgtaaatccttttttaccctaaattttgaagcgcgccacacacaatttcaaactttatttctcgtctttgccttcgtttcgcgttcgcactctgagttcgtctccttctactgcatctgcattccatttgtgcaatgtaagttttttgaactctctttcttcctcttcatcttcacaaatatatgcataaatgtttttcgttttttttatatatgtttttttccttgcattggtgATCTCGAAGCACTGTTTCGTTGGCTGACATtcgtttttcttacattgtttggtttctcgcattgctcagtactctttcattgtcttcgtggtttcttgtggattttttggtttgctccgtTGCTGCTTCCCTGTCCGCCGTCGCTTCTACTGCCGCCATCGTTGTTGGCGCTCCCGTGACTTTTCATCAACGTTGGCTTCACACAAGATTGatgatgttttaaattttttttttttaatgatttggcatatacaagtgcggttaaagcaaataaccgcacttgtaaatggtatttataaatgcggctatatagccgcatttatatttcttgatttacaagtgcgtgttgatcaaatacggctataaagccgcatttataaattcgaaatagccgcatttattttatgtttctgcactagtgaacaaattatcaaataaaaatagttaaatacaGATGATAATGTTATTCAATTATGAGAATTAGACATTTTAACATCTTGATTTCTATACGTTTGTCCGATGTAATTTACACTTATATTCTATATTGATATTTTCATTTACCATTTTATTAATACGATATTagtatatattttattgatcATTACAAATTTTAGACTTTGGACTTCTTTTCTTgtcttattttaatatatatatttttaatttgcataatatatatttatttaattacagtaataataattttttaatttataagtttGTTAACTATTTAACACAATTTTACTTATAATAAAtgcttatttatataaataacttaattatgaagagataaaacaattatcaattttgttaaacaaaattattatgtGAACCAAATGAGGTAAAAAAATGACAAATTTTATACAACCAATTCACTTTAGTCTCTTTCTCACTCAAGACATAAAACATGATGACTTGTTTGTTgtcatgaaattaaaaaaaatgtcgaTATGTTCACAacctttattatattataatagaaaaaaaatatttttattgaaataaaatatttttttgactaaattacatttttaatttaatatcttTTCTGCAGAtatcaaaataacattttatttaaagataaaataaaaatatataaaccatAAAAGTACTTCTTCTATTTACTACCTTTTAATATTACTACAGCTTTATCTATTTGAATCTTCCACcttaatattaatatgattaaagtgtgacattgattattttttacacttcaataaactctttttcaaaagttaattttggaattttaagACTCTACAAATGAATAATCATATTCATATTTCACATCCTAACTAAATCTCTAAATCTCATAGCCATCTTGGTAAAGTTGTAAAGTGATATAGTTTTCATAACTAAATCCTGGCTAATTCTTTAAGTTTTACTTCTCTTAGTTTTTTTCTGTTCTTGTTTCCTTTCTTcatctaaataataataaaaaaaacagatacAACTCATATTTGACTTAAACCTAAGCCATGTTTACTTTGATCCCAGCCAGGTTAGATATTTGACttagtttatttatttcatttctaTTATATTATTGTAAAATTGATGTCCCTAATCAAGCTTCTTTGTTTAAGGGGCACCAGATCAAATTGATTTTAGCAAGGAAATCAAATCGTTTCAGGTTTATCTAAAAGAAAAAGGAGAGTAAAATTCCCCCTATCAAATCCTCTATAAAAATAGAATCTGTTGTAAtccaattttttattcaatattttcaaaccaattaaaaaataataattgtgcgatttaaaaaaaaatgctaaATGAGAAGTGAAAGATATGggaaaaaatgttatttaaatcTGCAAAAACATAAAGAAAAGAGTGCATACTTTTTCGCCCTGTACATATAGACGAGAGAGATaagaatgaattaaaaatacataatttcaatattaataaatattttaatccgctgaattttttattttttttacaattaaagcaattattatagttttagtttttattatgaaaaattatttaatttttaagaaaatagcTAAAACCTGAAATTTTCCCCTTCCCTCCAACTTCTTTCTTATGGGGATATcagctatttttattttcaggataagtaataaatttaatagtgacgtgttattaaattatattttaaaataatattataaaaatccaaataaaacaTTATACTAATATatgtgatattatattaaataacatttacatcttatttaatttttaaaatacataataaatgttattttcgtttatcatattttaataGAGTGGCACccacttttttcttttattaaaaatataacattaactgaaatttaaacttaaatttacaaaaaaaaaaactagaaataaagttttaaaatatagaataacttttttcatacaaaataaattgaatgatttaattactttatacatgtttttttaaatgagtgttgcacataaaaaaatgtaatatttaaaaagtaaataaagtaCAGCTgagttttgttttattaaaaatataaaaatgtaatttgtGCTAAATAAACATAGAAGAAGAAATAGATAGAGCAGAGAAGAAGGGCCTTTTAGTCCATACAAAAAGTGATACCTGCTCAGACTTGCAATTGAAGACTCTTGTGTTTATGTACCAACCGAGTAGTGggggagagagagaaagattCATCTTCCCTGTGTTCTTTTTCTTCTATTCTTGGCGCTCTGGTTTTCTCCAAGAATTGACTCAGCAATTGATGATGGCTGTGCCCGTCGAGGAAGCCATTGCTGCTCTATCCACATTCTCGCTCGAGGTACTCTCTTCACCTATAACTCTCTCACCTcgatttctttctttatttcaaTCCAATTTTCGCCACATTTTTCTCACTTCTTTTGTTACCAACATTGAAATGCGCTTAGCTAtcttttttcctctttttgtgattttgctATTGTTTGTCTGATTCACTCCATTACACGCTTAATTTCTTGTTGCTAATTCTAATTACAGAAACTTCCATTTTGGTTTTGAAGTTTTGTTCATTGTTATAGACTGTGTGTggcttctttattttctttatccGAAATGTTTACTAAGCAGATAATAACTGAATCAAACTTCTGATCTGAGAATGCTAGATTTACATGGCATGTAATTTTATGTTGATGTCCCAAAATAACGCATTGCCGGATCTTGAGGTTTTTATTTACATGTACGAGAGTTATTTTTCTTGTATctcttttgtatttattttgttgTGAATTATGTAGGATGAGCAACCGGAGGTGCAGGGACCTGGAGTGTGGGTGTCAACTGAGAGAGGTGCAACAGAAAGTCCAATAGgtacttctttttcttcttccgttttttttttctttggataTGTTATGCTTTTAcgctgcgatgactgtacttaATAGCTTCTAAGATGCACAGAGTTATTAGTAATTGCCATTTACCACCCTCTTTTTTGTAGAGTACAGCGATGTTTCTGCTTACCGACTATCTCTGTCCGAGGACACAAAAGCTCTCAATCAGTTGGTATGCAGTTcttgaactattttttttttctgattataAATTTTAACTGTTTTTGCTGTTACAAAATGCAGAGTGTCCTTAGCCAAGAGGGAAAGGAGATGACATCAGTGCTTTACACTTATCGCAGTTGCGTCAAAGCACTTCCTCAGGTAAAATTTCTCCAAAGCTACTGGTAGTTGAGGAGTCCATCAGTGcatataaaataagttttcttttagataaataaagaaaatttgtcAGAACAAAAGGAGTTAATCTTTGGACTTTAAGTACATTACATTTCACTGGCACTAATTCAGACTTactatgtatatatatatatatatatagtatgtTACTTTTTTCAAAACCTAGCTTTTCGGGGGTAAGAATGAATTAAAGTAGACAAGGCTTTGTGTAACTGATAGCTTTGTCTAATGCAATATGATATCTTATGTGCTGCCATTTTCTTTTGCTTTGTTGATAATTGGAAATATTAAATTGACTACACTGGAGAtccattttaatatttacatatGCCTATATTGTTTTATGTAATTTATGCATTTTGCCACAATGGAGCAGCTACCTGATTCTATGAAGCAAAGTCAAGCAGACTTGTATTTGGAGACATATCAAGTTCTGGATTTGGAAATGAGTCGTCTGCGTGAAATTCAGCGATGGCAAGCATCAGCTTCCTCAAAAGTATGGGATGTTCTCAACTTATTATAAGACCCTTTGTTATTTTATCAGAAGCTTAGCCGATCCAGAGTTAGGGCATTAATATAAACACTTTTATGCAGTTAGCTGCTGACATGCAACGTTTTTCTAGGCCTGAACGACGCATTAATGGCCCTACAATATCTCATTTGTGGTGTGTTATAATGATTATGTTTTTGTTGTTGatttttgttattgttgttcTTTCGTATTTTTTAATAGCTTTGTTCTTGAGTCAGGTCTATGTTGAAGTTGCTTGATGTTTTGGTGCAACTTGATCATCTTAAAAATGCTAAGGCAAGCATACCTAATGACTTTTCATGGTATAAAAGGTATGTATTTTATCTATGCCTATCTCACTTTATCTTCAGGTTGAGGGTCTTCAACTTTTCTTTCAGGTTCAGTGCTTTACTTTGTTTCTGTTATATCTTGTATCCATTTCTTCTTggaacttttttttattcatggTGCTTTAGGAGCATGTCAATTTGTTTGTATAAGGATGAATAGAGATTTAATCTGTTTATGAATAGTTTTGGTTTCCAAAATTCTTTGTTATAACTTCTGCAGAGTTGATCTGTTAGATAGATTTCTCTGTACTTTTCAGTTAGTCATTttgttatcttttatttttctgttagtAATGGCTGCTAAAGATCTATTAACTGGTCTTTTATAGGGCTTGTGTTATAGAGAATAATTAGGTTTTCAGTTTATGTATTCTTTTCCTTTACAATCAATGAATAATTTCTTTCTCCTCTAACATGATCTAATGGTAAACATTCTTAGAATTTGAGTTCgggcctaactcaaccccaaaATAGGGTGAGGGTTGCCTCCccccacttatatatatatatatatatatattaataagtgAGTTTAAACCTAACTCATAGTCTGTTCTAGCGAGGTTTGATGGACCTATTAGGCTTAAAATCACTTTCGTGCCACCCGTTATCAGGATGCTATCAGACCATCCACAAATATCTAGTCCTATGCACGAGATGGACATGTCTCGACGTGAGaaggtgtgttggagatctcaaaTCAACTAGAGATTTGGCCAATTTACTGTATATAAGTCAGTTatgtgaggttgagttaggcttaaattcacttcttaatttgagttaggcttaagttcatttcttaatatggtatcagagtcttTCCTGACAAGGTTTAATGGACCTATCGTACCACCCGCTATCGGGGGTTGCTATCGGATCACCCATGAATATCTAGACCCATGCACGAGGTGTACATACCTTAGCGTGAGGGATGGTGTTGAAAAtctcacattgactagagattagacCAATTTACAATATGGAAGTTAGGTTTAGGGAAAGTATCCTTGACATATGTACAAGAGTATTGGATTTTTTCTTCTAGGGCATTCAATTGGATTTACAAAACAgctcaaaaatttatttttgtcctTTTCTATTTCTTACTCTCTGAtagaatttctttttctttaaaactaatTAGAAAATTTCAAATGTGTGATGTTAAATAATGTAGCTTTAGAGTGCTTATTTGGCCATTTAGGTAATAAAATGAATATCAATTCTATTGCTTTGTTTGGATGATGATTGAAATAGATAGGAAAGAAATAGTACGGATAAaatgaaagagaaataaaatagaaaagataTATTGTTTGGAATAGTTGAAATGAGAAgggaaagaaatgaaaaaaattctcTCCACTTGTTTGGATAAATAGAGagtgaaaacaaataaattatataaaatatttttatattaattaaagaatattttattcTGTTCTTAttcttaatataaatttatttattatttctaagttataaataatttatttaatttttaagaaattaaaacaaaaataatataacagTAGATGTGGGAGACAATTCTTCAAGGAAAGAATTTCATGCCTAAATCAGGAGGAACTTATTTCCATGTAGGTCCCTCAAAAAGATTCACATTTCTCCATTTCATTCAAAAACGAAAAAGTGAAGTTAATTTCCCTCTCATTTTCATCTTCTGTGCAAGCTGTAAATCATCTGAACAAACAAAGCTGCAATGTAAGAAtgttgaaaatatgattttcatTTTTGTCTGTTAATGAATACAGGTTTATCCATAACTTGTAGATGGGAAAACTATAAAAATGGCTTAGAATGTTGCCAAACTTCGGATTAAAAAGTGGCAAACATTCCAAGATTCATGCCATGCCTGATAATCTTTAGGAATATTATTATGCAATCACCTTCTCACCTGATTTAGGATTTCCATATTTAAGAAGTTACTTCATGAAGTTCAGTCATTCATATTGGTTTTTTTCCCTTCATTTTGTCAGGACTTTTACACAAGTCAGTGGTCAGTGGCAAGACACTGATTCAATGAGGGAGGAATTAGATGATTTGCAGGTGCATAATTGATGAAATTTCCAAGTCTGTGACATATAGAGTACTgtaaatttgttatttattgattgattatGAAAGAGTCTTTTCCCAAATCATCCATGTTCATATTGTACTTTGGAATATGCCAAACAAAGATGGATGgtgattgatattttttaatttaatgtgCAGATTTTCTTGAGCACAAGATGGGCTATTTTGTTGAATTTGCATGTGGAGATGTTCCGTGTGAACAAGTATCCTGTATatctatttaacattttttttccacATGAGATTTTTTGCAAAACTACAATACCTACTCTTTTGGTTTAACttgtaaattatattttgtttgaaaaaggTCATCTGTGTTTAGGATGTATGTGGAAACTGATTTACTTGACAAATAAGGTGGTCTATTAAAACGAAAAGTTGAGTGCTAGTTTGTTTTTGAACTTTTAGTGACGATGAGAGTATGTAGGAGACCGGAGGATTTTATCcttaaagagaaaaagaaaataactgATGGCTAGGCTACCTCAAATCCTTCTTTTGATTAGTTATTCAGGTTTGCAGTTTAAAGCAAATCAAAGGAAATCTAGCTTATAAGAGGGGtttttaatctaaaatttaGGGTTAGTCTTTGTCCTTGAATACTATCACAAAGAAGTGCTAAGAACTCTTATCGATATATCACACCAATAAACTTGTACTTTGTAACACTGTTTAAAtatcctcattttttttttaaatttcttattcAAATCCTTGACTTGAGATAGTGTTGAAGACATTCTTCAAGTTCTTATAGTCTTTGTTGTAGAGTCTTTAGAATTGGACTTTGCACTTCTCTTTCCAGAGCGCCACATTCTCTTGCGTGTTTTGCCTGTTCTTGTTGTCCTAGTGACATCATCAGAGAAAGATAGTGAGTCTCTGTACAAGAGGGTGAAAATCAACAGACTGATGAATATATTTAAGGTACCGTTGTATATATGCTTATTGATATACTGTACTGTTAACAAAATAACTATTATTAGATTACCTgaatatttctacttttaatgAATTGAATTCTTCCTCTATTGCCAATAAGTTCAAATTTGTGTATCGTTTTATCCTTTTTTATAGAATGAGGCAGTCATTCCTGCATTTCCAGATCTGCATTTGTCTCCAGCTGCAATATTGAAGGAATTATCAacttactttccaaaattttCTTCCCAAACTCGCCTTCTCACACTTCCGGCACCTCATGAGCTTCCACCTCGCGAGGCACAAGAATATCCTCCaaattgttttatgttgttaCTGATAAGTTTATACTAATTTGTTATTTAACTAAATATCACTTCCTTGAGTGTCATCCTTGAACTGCTGTTACTTTTTATTACCACTCTAACTGCAGTTTGATGAGTTGTTACCATGATATATACTTTTGGATAACAAACATGTTTTCTGTTCAATATAGTTAAACAATGCCAGGAGGGTGGTATATATAGTtatctttttattattgatttttgtGTATCAGCTGGAACTTAAGAATACATGAGTTGAAAACTGGAGTGGTTATAGCTTCCTAAAAAAGAATGGTGTTTATGCAGTTAATTTTTTCCTCCAAATTTTTGTGTATTCATTGTTGGGTGACATGGAAAACTGTAGgtttaattaatatatgttaTTGCAGCCCCTTATGCATTTTAGAACTTAGATTTATTTGTATTGAAGATTACTAGGGGAACTTctattaaaaacattattgaggaatcttttacttttgaaatgttgattttcataaaattataaagCCTCTTCCTACTGGCTCCTTTAGAATGTAAACTTGACATGATACACATATCAGAGACATTATTTGATCATAAATCATATTGGAGCCATCCGTGCTGAGCATGATGATTTTGTAATTCGATTTGCTTCTGCAATGAATCAGGTGCTTCCCTCtgctctaccttggctgcaaaTGGAATGCCCTCCCTGAAATcttatttgttttgtttcttttgaCTATTTCTTAGCATGTAATACCTGCTAGTTAGTTGTTTATCTCTATTTTTACAGCTGTTATTGTTAAAGTCAACTGATGGTTCTGATGTTGAATGGAGCAAAGAAGTCAAGGGGAACATGTATGATATGATTGTTGAAGGTTTTCAGCTATTAAGCAAATGGACTGCACGCATATGGGAACAATGTGCTTGGAAATTTTCTCGACCATGCAAAGATGCATCCCCATCATTCTCTGACTATGAAAAGGTAAGGAGTATTCAAATCTTCTAGTTCCTTGTGCTTTTATTCTTATCATTCTTTTTCTCCTTGGTGGTGATGGTTGATTGATATTCTAATCTGGTACTGGCATTTCAGTACTGCCAATAttggtataattttttatttgtataacgCAATTAACTATTTATACAGAATAGCAATTCGACATTACAATTACAATTTGTATGTGCAGTGGTGTTGATACCACTTGTAGTTTTATCCATCTTAAATATTGCTCAAATTGATTTAGCTTTTCCATTAGACACATTCAAAATTAATCATTTTCACTCTAAGCCAATATttccttaattttttatttgttataaaacaattaatttagAGCAATTCTAAAATATGAACTTGTGCTTTCAGTGGTGTTGATACTCCTTGTTACTTCAGGCATGTTAAACacttaaattttgaattagcTATAAAGTTATTTACATTAGCCATGTAAAACCTAACCATTTATCACACAAATTAATCAATTATTGTATCAGTTAGCCATTTATTTTCAGTTATTTGTGCTAACTACACACAAAGgtgattttttattaattgtactTGTGTTTGATTTAACTCAAACTGGCACCCTACACTTCAAATCAAAATCTATCTTGAATGGATTCTATTAAAAAAGTAGATATTATCATAAGCTTTGTGTTTCTTGTAGGTAGTAAGATATAATTACAGTGCAGAAGAAAGGAAAGCACTGGTTGAACTTGTGAGCTACATAAAGAGTGTTGGATCTATGATGCAGCGGTGTGATACAGTGGTTGCTGATGCTTTATGGGAAACAATACATGCTGAGGTCCAGGATTTTGTCCAAAACACATTAGCTATTATGTTGCGGACTACCTTCAGAAAGAAGAAGGACCTCTCTAGGTAGTATTCTAATTTATCATTACATGGTATAAAATTGTTAGTTTTTAAGTTGATAGCTGATATGTTCCTTGGACTCAGTGTTCTCATGGAATTGCTCCGGATCATAATTATGTATCATGAAACATAATTCTTCTGGATCATAATTGTTCTGACCAGGTTACAAATTGTGAAACCTTGCCAAACATtgattctctttctttctcacgACCTCTCTTTTCTCTCCTGAAATGTTCTCTCCCCAAAGAAATCATCCCCCCATTCCTCAGCTCTCCTCCTTTCCTTTATGATCCTGTATGGAAGTCTGCTGTTACCGTTTTACCCCCACGTCTCCTCATCCCTTTGACTAACCATTTCTCCTGACTTACAGGTTGGTCAACTGACTGACCTGTTTGACCTATCCGACAGCACAATAATCAACTATATAACAATGTTCTCTTTGCtcctttttaaaaatgtttttttaacaaaaaattgttCCTTTTTATCTGTCATTTTTTACTTTCAAGATAACATGTCTTGTTTTCCAATTACACCTTTATTtccatttttataaaaataaatgactATTATGCAttgaaagttgtttgaatttgaacattaaataaatttttagttgaCATTTCTATACATATTGAGAAAAGTTCCCATGTGTTATCTATTTCCAGCTAGAAAATTTATGATCATATATGACCTGAATCTAATTTTATAGGAGAGAAGTGCAAATAAAATTATGGATGGAAgcttaatttttgttaaaaaaatgttaagtgAACAAAAAAAGGCTTCAAGAACAACAATGGCtttttgaaagagaaaaaatggTGCAGAACCCTTTGATTTCAcattgagaaagaaaaggtaGTTATAATTAATGAGAGAGAATACAAATAAGCATACGACATTTTCTTATGATTGATATGGAGAGTGAATACGTACGTCATAACGTCAGatactttaatttaattaatacggAGAGAGAAAATACAAGGACACATAAATGTAATAGGTAACGTCAAAATTGCatgaaaaatagaaaagttATATCATTTCCTTGGTTTgggtgaaaaaaatattaaaccacTATTAGGTTATCTTCAATGTAAAAATCATTCTATGAtgtcttaatttaatttttgcaGGTTCCATTGTGCCACATCACTTTTATGACTTTTTGTAACTTTTACTCCAATTCAAGGGTCTTGTAAGACCCATACTAATTAATGTTTTCTTTGGTTGTTGACAAAAATATATGTTTCcaatatagaaaatattttttttattcttgtgaGGTCTTAAATTTTATGTCATGCCAGTGTACTCTAATGAGGAGGTCTTATAAGACTCACGTCTTAAGCTTATAATCCTGTGTATGACCCTACAATAGAGATGccctaataaaatattacaGGGTATTTTCTTATTGCAAGTTGAAAATAGTTGG
Proteins encoded in this region:
- the LOC137833113 gene encoding two-component response regulator 24-like encodes the protein MESNKQWKEGSRISALIVDDDAMIRKIHKAMLERLFNMDAKTVNDGKEAVELYRCGANFDIIFMDKEMPIMDGHEATKELRGMGVKSLIVGITTRADGKDTEEFLGAGSNYCFEKPLDRTKVEQVLQDHPHFTT